The following proteins are encoded in a genomic region of Amia ocellicauda isolate fAmiCal2 chromosome 6, fAmiCal2.hap1, whole genome shotgun sequence:
- the LOC136751684 gene encoding olfactory receptor 6N2-like yields the protein MPGLQEHYTTLFPIFLLLFLATILGNLLIVVLLSLDPRLHTPMYFFLCNLALLDMLLTITIMPKLLAVLWGNNRISFTGCFLQMYFFISISATEVFLVAAMAYDRYVAVVKPLHYNSVISTRVCLMMMSTVWVLGFLLPVVSVALASSVPFCRSYHVLHVVCDYPTIMSLACADVTAQVNLALLIVMIGAWGPFVFVLFTYCRIIIAVVKMKTVESRKKAFYMCSSHIVVVVLYYVSTAVVYIGLRVDSISPDGRVFIGGLNYFLTPLVNPIIYSLRNEKIKAAAQRYFGFKFVFPQGAKNTVRAAE from the coding sequence ATGCCAGGCCTGCAGGAGCACTACACCACACTCTTCCCCATCTTCCTGCTGCTCTTCCTGGCCACCATTCTGGGGAACCTGCTGATCGTGGTGTTGCTGTCCCTGGACCCCCGGCTTCACACACCCATGTACTTCTTCCTGTGTAACCTGGCTCTCCTGGATATGCTGCTGACCATTACCATCATGCCCAAGTTGCTGGCAGTGCTGTGGGGAAATAACAGGATCTCCTTCACTGGCTGCTTCCTGCAGATGTACTTTTTCATTTCAATCAGTGCCACTGAAGTTTTCCTCGTGGCGGCCATGGCTTACGACCGGTATGTGGCCGTCGTGAAGCCGCTGCATTACAACTCTGTCATCAGCACCAGGGTGTGCCTCATGATGATGTCCACAGTCTGGGTGCTGGGCTTCCTCCTCCCTGTGGTGTCTGTGGCCCTGGCCAGTTCAGTGCCATTCTGTAGATCCTACCATGTCCTGCATGTTGTCTGTGACTACCCCACTATAATGTCTCTAGCCTGTGCTGATGTGACGGCCCAGGTGAATTTAGCTCTGTTGATTGTCATGATAGGTGCCTGGGGACCCTTTGTATTTGTGCTGTTTACCTACTGCAGGATCATAATAGCGGTggtgaaaatgaaaactgtggAGAGCCGGAAGAAGGCCTTCTACATGTGCTCCTCCCACatagtggtggtggtgctgtACTACGTCTCCACGGCTGTGGTGTATATAGGGCTGAGAGTGGACAGCATTTCCCCCGATGGGCGTGTTTTCATTGGGGGGCTGAACTACTTTCTCACCCCCCTGGTCAACCCCATCATCTACAGCTTAAGGAATGAGAAGATCAAGGCAGCAGCTCAGAGGTACTTTGGATTCAAGTTTGTCTTTCCACAGGGTGCCAAGAACACTGTCAGGGCTGCCGAATAA